CAATTTGAACTGTTAAATGACGAGGAATTTGATGAATTAATCAATGGAACTGATTCGGCGAGCACGAAGCGGTCTCTGAAATTCGGATGGCAAAGATTTGAGGCCTTTGTGAAATTTACCAAGACTTCATTGACTGATATTTCCCATGAAATTTGGATCAAGGAAGGAGGACGGCACATCGTACAGCAAACGTAGTATTCAGTCAATCAGGTATGCAGTACAGCGTCACTATCTAGACTAGACGAacaagattttgacatttgtgacaaaagcACATTTCCGAAAAGCAATAGAGTGTATAAGGCAGTTCTTGTAAAGCTGACATAGAGTGTACAAGGCAGTTCTTGTAAAGCACAGTCCAAGAAGAGTGTAGAACTTCAAAGACATGATCTTTCTGATGCCAGTGTTACTACTGTCACTGTAGTACTGTTAGATCTACTGTCTACGAGGCCTACTGTTGCTGGTGAAGAACATAATCGTCATTATCATGGAACAGAGTCAGAGGAATTGTCAATTTCTATTCAGAGTTCTCAGACACAGAGTCAGGTTCAGGAGTATCGGTATCGAAGTGTCtccattttacaaaactcaCCTCAAGTTCGCACTTCTAGTGCACCTCACTTCCATTTCCAGAACTGCGAGGTGCACTTCCACCATAAGTAAGGCAATTGGAACTTGTACATGAGTTGATGTTTGTATTACATTAGTCTTCATTTCACTGTTCATCTTCAATTTGGTTGACGTTCACTTCACTTCGACGTTCACTTCACTTCGACGTTCACTTCACTTCGACGTCTTCACTTCACTACTTCTTCATCTTGAATTTGGTTGACGTTTACTTCACTTCGACGTTTATAGATAAGTAAATAACTCatagacccattttataaaactaatgatgcacaggattatttcgtggcgtaagtgaaggtgcggcgcactctcgagtattgacaatggtgcaacatgcactcggctgcgcctcgtgcatgttgcaccattgtcaatactctcgagtgcgccgcaccttcactaacgcactctttcctgtgcatcattagtaTAATAAAGCGGAGTGAACATTGTAACGCGTACAAGCAATGTTTGATGTTCCTGTCAGGGGAATTCACTGTTTTATACTCTCTACTAACGTTTAACCTTCATAGGGATGTTGCACTTGTATGGTTTCTGCTGTAAAAGTAGGGGTGTGCAACAGCAACCGTTTTGTCACAATCACACGGTGATTACAAAGTTAAGGAGAGATGTTACACCTGTTTTTGTGAAGAAGTCATATATAGACATGTAGAAACCGCATAAAGTGTTCAGTTAActtcagttcagttttattcACCTTCATTTCAgcagtatacaaaaaaaaaatcaaatgcaaacatCATTGTGTTAACCATATCTCCGACTCATAAATTGCTCGCGAGTATCTACATAAAAGATGCAAGTAAATCTTCTCTATCCAGAATTATCTTTCTAAAATCAACGCAACCCTGGCAACAGTAAAAAGAACCGAAAGATACCACGCACTCATTCGAACGttgtatataaataaattcCAGGTGAAGTATTGACATTCTGTGAAGATTTACAAGTATTTGAAATGAGAAGATTGTGAAGAGACAAGTACACTATCGCCTAAGCAAATTTCCTTCAAAGTGACTGGTTCATATACTGATATGAAAGTTTTGTGAAGGCatataaaatgaatttaatgATTCAACGCCTGGCTTACactcattgttttctttttgctgcaatatgaagaaaatcattacaatatgatgataatcattTCATTCCAAATCTGTTGCGATGATTCAGTTGATTTAGGTCATCCTTTCTTTAGGTCATGAGAACTAGTCGTACcatattaaccctataaaggCCAAGGTTTTCCTTTGCCACTCCTTCACTCTTTaaccgatttcaaccaaatttggtgacttttccttaaatcttattgcaaacattttgatatataattcagctatatttgatgttgctggttgccatggcaactataaactgacaaccatgtcagtcagattttgcatcttttttctgttcccattttatttaacagcattacagtggatgaaatgggtgtttcttggctgaaatttgttgaaggagAAAAacttgaagtaattatggtcctggaaagtttttcttattatttacaTTGTTattatgtgacaaaggcataaaacaatagatataatagagataattgaaaacaacaatattttCTAAAGATTATGCCCTTCTAtttggtgttattttgatttcctcacccaagttatgcctctgatatcattagtttatcgtattatcaatttgcaatcttgaaattccactattatgcaaatatgaaatgtcataactattcatgtacccatcccaaacatttcatctcaggtctcataatgtatcatcatgttgacatgaatagcgcccccatgtgatgaccttgagaaatttcaatcaTAACAAATATAAGATTCCACTTGCTTATCATTTATGACAAATATGAGaatgattggtctataataagacatatataatggggataaagaaattatacagaaaaatcatgttttttagcatatttcctatgtatttcattatattttggaaaatagcgccctccatgggtgaccttgagaaaattcaaatatATGGTCGTGTATagtatgagttactctacccatgtgccaaatatgacgatgatacatcgaataatgataaaaaacgTTATATCCCCTTGGccctgcgaggggtcaaaatagcttgggcttaatggGGTTAACTGTACATAGAAAGCTGTATCATTGAGTGATTTGACAGCATAATCAATCATTCAGAACATACTAGAACGCTACTTCCGGTCGAAGTTCAGTGTCACGTTCTCATCATCCATAGCAGCATTCAACACATCTTCACTGAACTGAGGAAAGAAGCGAGAGAAAGTTTCGATCATCTCTTCACGTGACCGGAAGTAGGATTTTTCTACCTGACCCTCCTCGTTCTCTATTAAGAGAGTGGTATTTCTGATTGAAAGGAGTCGCCGATTAGGAAATGTCATACACCATATGTTACAGAGGAGTGGTTCCACAGATATGTCAGTATACAACATCGACATCGCGTCATCGAAATGAGAGACGTCTACGGGCATTTCATCATGGATCTCGGCATAGGTGTACCACCCGTCCTTTAAGGTTTTCTTGAAGAAAGCTGCCCCCACCGGGTCGCTTTCCGCGTTGTGTTGACGTAAGATGAGATCACCTAGTCGCACAAACTTGTAGATCAAGAAAGACTCGTGGTACTCGGGAGATTCCTTCTCAAAATCCAGCGGGATCAGCTGGAATGTCGGCCAGCCTCCTGTGCCCACATCCGCCAGGTGCTTACTACCTTCCCCAGAAAGATTGTATACTAAAATAACCACGTGTTCGCCTATTGCCCCAAGGAAGTCACCTGGTACAAGAGTTGCCTGGTAGCCAAGAGCTCTTATCACCATGAAACACCCTACATTACTATGGTAGCAGCGACCACCATATTTTGCCCATATGTCGTGCTTGATTTCCAAGAGTGTAGGCCGGTGCCTTTCTTTGTTGGGTGTGGCTATGCTGCAAATTGTTTGATACGGGATGATTTGTTGCCAATAAAGCACAATATCATCTAAGAGCCCTTTTGGATCAGAGGTAATCTTTTTTTCGGGTGACGCCACACCCAGAATGTCGCGTACAAATCGAAATCCTTCCTCTGACGTCATCACAGTTTCGATTGTCACGTCCTTTGTTGATTCACTTGGCTCCCCCTGGAAGATACAATTTTGCGAGAATCATTGAAGGaatattcaaatatattcaatgcagaaacattttcatgaaCGTTGTCTTAGTCATTGGAATTGAACAATGCAAGTCTGTTTCATGAACCCAACACCAATACACAATGATGACTTTCAATCCATACGTTTTagatgaaatatttcaatagtTTTCATAATCTTGCAAAATTTTAGACATTTCATACGAAGTCAATGCATATAAATATGCACAATGATTGTTATTGCCTTGGATAAtaaatttattcattcattcattcattcatacattcattcattcattcattcatataaactagataaaaagagatattcGAACAATTAGAAAACGATCAAGATTGCTGAAACTGCAGCACCGACAGTGACCGAAGATGGTTCCTGGAAAACCGAAGACTTGTGACATGACGTTTTCAACACCAAGAAGAGTAAGTCATTGCTAATCGTAGGGAGATGGATATTGAATCAACTGAAAAACACCCAAAGTCAAAATAGaaaacgagagaaaaaaaaaccgcacGGCCAAGCAGAACCGACAAATAGAACAAAACACAAATGAGAAGACAGCTATCTGTGATAATAATCAAAATTTTTACAGTACactccagttataacgaaattccggttacaacgaagcaatacgtcaggccgcaacattatccgctctatgtttgtttgtttgtttgtttgtttttgtccgGTTTTAACAAGACTTCGatacattaaagaaaattacCGGTCTCGAGGACTTCGGTATAACAGGAATCCAGTGTATTGCTAAAATTCTTCATCTGACCACGCAGATGAAATTCAGATTAAGACATCGCATTTTTGATAGCAGTGACGATGGTGATTTGGAGATGGGGGAAAACttagggaaaaaagaagaacacacgcacacacacacaaacacacactaagCGCACGGTCTGCAGCCCATGGAACACACAAAACAGGCCGTTTTAttattcggtatgttccctttAGCTGGTTCATTTTGTTCTTTAGTTTCTGCTTTTTATTCATGCTTCACTTTTGTCATGGTCGTGTCCTTTAACCGAGTTTCACCGACTTCGTTTATTACATTGTAACTCTACATAATAAACGAATTC
The Diadema setosum chromosome 21, eeDiaSeto1, whole genome shotgun sequence DNA segment above includes these coding regions:
- the LOC140244215 gene encoding uncharacterized protein; this encodes MTSEEGFRFVRDILGVASPEKKITSDPKGLLDDIVLYWQQIIPYQTICSIATPNKERHRPTLLEIKHDIWAKYGGRCYHSNVGCFMVIRALGYQATLVPGDFLGAIGEHVVILVYNLSGEGSKHLADVGTGGWPTFQLIPLDFEKESPEYHESFLIYKFVRLGDLILRQHNAESDPVGAAFFKKTLKDGWYTYAEIHDEMPVDVSHFDDAMSMLYTDISVEPLLCNIWCMTFPNRRLLSIRNTTLLIENEEGQVEKSYFRSREEMIETFSRFFPQFSEDVLNAAMDDENVTLNFDRK